Proteins from one Vespula vulgaris chromosome 23, iyVesVulg1.1, whole genome shotgun sequence genomic window:
- the LOC127071843 gene encoding uncharacterized protein LOC127071843: MNESVIIVGVAAIMSAVFFGLLAYNLRTLMMDTDLTNLSMLRDNSSLEEDFRDILGFLPLVEIQMIIENYVQYDPQLNETVNFINDQKRFILSELQCIPQVCHFINMLKENGLEIDYWNETVQRFWKAMPPFVMPDACIASGGLTGMISRILKIIPRNELHILLRQKLRYSKSFSKLINYLRSRSFNELCDSMEDNAGLQRHFYWAKESGLEIVFAIEFVRNLYFYLTEELG, from the coding sequence atgaacgagTCAGTGATAATTGTCGGTGTAGCCGCAATAATGTCTGCGGTTTTTTTCGGTTTACTTGCTTACAATTTAAGAACCTTAATGATGGACACagatttaacaaatttatcaaTGCTACGAGATAACAGCTCTCTCGAAGAAGATTTCAGAGACATATTGGGATTCCTTCCGCTCGTCGAGATCCAAATGATAATCGAGAATTATGTTCAATACGATCCACAATTAAACGAGACGGTGAATTTTATCAATGATcaaaaacgatttattttatcggaATTGCAATGTATACCCCAAGTATGTCATTTTATTAACATGCTAAAGGAAAACGGATTAGAAATTGATTATTGGAATGAAACAGTCCAAAGATTTTGGAAAGCTATGCCACCATTTGTTATGCCTGATGCGTGCATAGCTTCCGGTGGTTTAACCGGTATGATCAGCCGGATATTAAAGATTATACCGAGAAACgaattacatattttacttCGACAGAAATTAAGATATTCGAAAAGTTTTAGTAAACTAATAAATTATCTGAGATCTCGATCGTTCAACGAACTTTGCGATTCGATGGAAGATAATGCTGGACTTCAACGACACTTTTACTGGGCGAAGGAATCTGGCCTGGAAATTGTCTTCGCGATCGAATTCGTTAGAaatctttacttttatcttaCCGAAGAGCTTGGATGA